A stretch of DNA from Xyrauchen texanus isolate HMW12.3.18 chromosome 36, RBS_HiC_50CHRs, whole genome shotgun sequence:
ATATTAAGTTACTTAAAATTAATATAgaccaaatattttaaaatcaaccaAGATTTAAAAATTGAATTCGCTAATTTAAGATCAAGTATCTCATTTCACTGACTAAATTCTAAAAAAACCCTGTCACTTAGGAGTCTGCACAATTAGGGGATTGGTGATCTCCTGTATCTCTCAGTTCGACATCTTGGGATGGTCAATTTATTTGAATTCCTTGTCTGAAGACCTGTGAGCTCATCCCTGAGGTGGGATAGCCAGTCGCTGAAGTTGGACTTATACAGCTTTCTTGCAAAGCCAAGACACAGTTGAGTGTGTCTCTCTACCAGAGTGCACAAACCAAGGGTGCAGAGAGCATCTGGGTACCCTGAATACCTATGACCAAGAATGATTTTACAAGCCCATTTCTGCACGCCTTCCAATCATTTGGCCTGGTCTACAGTCAAAGATCTGTGCCATACAAGGACTGCGTACTCCAGTACCAGATGTACATAGCCTGCCCTGTATAGATGGAAACCAATTCTGGGTCTCGGATACCAAATTCCTTCAGGCGATGCTGAGCAAATAGCTTCCACCTGACTGTCCAATCTCAAGTTACCCTGGCTGGTGATCTCCAGGACTTTGACAGGGTCAGGGACTTTCAGTGTGTCTGTTGGAGGGTACAGGATAGTTGGGGCATCCACATCTCGGCCAGAGTCATATCATTCACATATTTCCAGTGATCTATTTCTTTCTGGAGAGCATTGTTGATCAGTGCTAGGAAGACTATAGGCCCTAGTAAGGTTCCCTGTGCAACTCCACATGTGGGGTATTCCCAGTCAGAGAGATGCCCCTGGTAGCACACTTTCTGGCAACTGTCAGTCAAGAAGCTGCAGATCCATGGAATGAGGCCAAGTCTCACTCCAAGAACGAGGAGGCACTGTACTGCCACTGTGTTATCAACAGCATCAAGGCCTTGCAAAATCCGTTGTAATTAGTGTGCACAGTGAACCCGAAATTTCTCAAGATTTGCACACAAAGTCCATCAAACTAACTAAATTGTGTGTTGTGGAACAGTTCTGTAGGCTGCCAAACTGCATAGGATCTAGATTTGGTGTGATGTCATTCAGAATCCATTATGTAGCTAACTGTTCACAAATTTTCGAGAGCTGAGCTGTTAATGACATTGGCCTCAATTCATCAATGTTTGGAGGTGAAGATTTCAGTATGGGGACAACAGTAGCCTCTTTCCATTGTCAAGGAATATTCTCCATCAAAAAATTATTGATGATGTCACAAAGAGCGATCTCACATGCAAACTCCTTCAATATTCTTGGGGGAATCATGTCTGGGGCAGGGGATTAGCAGCAATTATTGGAAGACAATCTGCAATACACATCCCACACTGGAATAGTAGGCAGTGGGAGGGAGGGTGAAAACGGACGTAAAGCTGAACTTCCAAAAGGCGGAAGCGACTGGGACACTTTGACAACCTTTGTGTTGATTGCATTAGCAATTGTCACAAAGTCTGGGAAATGAATTCCAGGGATGTTCATTCGGTTCACCTTTTCACAGTTTTGCACGTCAATTTAATTCTGTTGTGCCAAGCTCTTGAATTAACTTTTTCCATGCCATCCACTTTGGATTTCTAAGTGTTTTTTTAGCCTTATGTATAGTATTTCCTTTTGGATCTTGTTTCTGTAGAACTTCACCAGGGCACTTGATTTTATAGTCTTAAAGGCTTTTTGTCTCTGGTGTATTAAGAGCTTGATCTTGGGTGTGATCCATGGTTTGTCCGAAGGATTGATGGCCTGGAACTCATCAATCTTATTTACAAGAGATCTGGGGTTCGACATCAAGAAAGTTGGTAACATTGTGTGGCTGGATGGTCTATTGTTCACTGCCTTGACTTTAGGTTTGATTGTGATTTGTCTTCATTCCTAAAGCCAAACAGTTGGAGTCTTCTGCCTACAACAGTCTTAATCTTGTGCAAAATGTTCTTACCCTTCTACACAATCTTTTCCTAGTTGTTATCCATGCCACCCCTTCTTTGCTTAAGATCTTTCTCAACCGAGGGCTTTGTGGAGAAGCAGAATGTTTGAGCCTCTTGAGGAATTccacagaatattttaaaactggTGCCTTTTCTGCcattatgtaaaacaaaataataactgCCCCACACTGCCCCACATACCAGACAGGAGATGGCTGCTCCAAAAAAAGATATTTATTGGATTCCAAAACTACTTCTCTATGCACAAATGCATTAGGCAGCCATCTTGGATGCCATCTTGTAAATCATGCAACACAAGGACgagtattcctttaaatttatAGGAAGGTCCTGTTCTTGTGAAACAGAAGCACTTATAAAGTGAAATGGCATttagaaaaatactttttgatcTATAAGTGAAGTTACCGTTGGCTTCTTCTTTCCCAGAGAGGTGTAAGGGTGATGGTCTGGTTTGTGCTTTAGACATATTTAGCTTTAGGATCATCACATTAGACTTCTTTAATTAAACCTGTCTGAGGCTGTATTATTGATTTCTGTATATGCTACCAACTTTCAACAGCATTTATGTCCCTCACATATACCAGTATTGACAGACATGATTGCTGTATTACTGTTTTACTGTTTTCTGGCTCTCACAAtaaatgtttgtgggtttagatTTGGAGGGTAATCTGTTAAATTTTCTGTTAGCCACCACAACCATTTGTACATTTGGCCCAAGTCTGTCTGCAGTGTGATACGAGGGGCCGCAGGCAGGCCGATTAGAAAGCTGCTTCATTACCCTTTGTCACATCAGCTCAGATTTATGGGGCCTAATGGAGGATGCTCTGTTTAGGCAATTTACCAAGGGAGTTGGGAAAATTAGAAGCTTTTTGCTATCCAGTCCAGTCACCACATTATGCTGTGGAAGAGAGATTGACTTTTTCAAGCTGAGAGATGTCCAAGTCAGACTGCTCATCCTATCAAACTGTGTCAGTATCCAAATGGAGTCATCTATTAAAAGATGTGCTGGAAAAGTTATGTGTTTGTTAAAAATTGGGATTGTAAATTATTTTGACCAACAGCATTCTGAGAAGACATTAGTTATTGTTCAGCTGTGAAATGAATATCGTTTCTCCAATTTGACATACTTAAACAGTTGACTGTCTCAAGGGCGACATCTGCTGGTTGTCAACAGTAATGCATTCTGTCCTGCAATAATGTTTGTGGCGCCTTTAACACTAACCTTTAACActaagcagggactaaaaacggttcaaggaacgaaaacgaacgtttttttaatattattttttttttattttttaatattattttttttttaaattataataaaaaaaaattttcagaACATATCCGAAAatgggaacaaagtgattttaaaTTGTTCCTGAGTTAAAACGTTATTTTGAAATGCAGGTAACtggttataactggttaatttcagtcagataaaaaaaaaaaaatcatgaaaaaaagggtttatcacagtacatttttggaactacaccttTTCATGTTGCCATGTTGATACCGCTGCATCACATATTTCATTGCACAATTGTGGATGaagcattctgtgaatgaagacctatTTAACATCTACAggtatgtataattactacatatacctGAATGGTTTATCCAGATATTAGGAAATATATAgatgtaaaaagtacatttctcagttttttCTTTACTAAATatttgttagatatgatgcattaatgcaATTGATGCTGCCGGGATTtaactgagaagcagatctgtcattaaaattatacttaactgttaattaactgtatgcttgttttGATTTCTAtactgataaatccaccacacattaaaattacatttagctttttttttttttttttgcttattttggtaaGGCAAGTGACTTATTTTGATCTTGTTTTTACAGAGCAGGTTTCTTATTTCTGTCGCAAGATCTGGCAATGCTGTAATTGGTATTTTACCCACACTTAAAACCATATACTGTCACATTAAAAGGAACGTTATTAACCTTACTTTTATTTTGCTCTATCTAAACagtaaccatttggaaaggaggttGCGTGCAGCAGAACTTCTGAACTGGAACAAAAAAGTACAGTTTTTGCTCAAAACGAAACGACatgtaaaacatttcatttttaatccCTGACACTAGGCTTTAGCACATAACTTGTACCGCACTTACAGACATAATGCCTCAAAGTGTGCGCCTTGTTGAGGATAggttgtgataatatttttattgattaGACTTACAGTTTTCATAATCTtacatttaaaaggatagttcacccaaaaatgaaaaatctctcatcatttactcacctctgtGCCGACCaggatgtatatgactttctttcttctgcagaacacaaacattgatttttagtagaatatcccagctctgtaggtctattcaatgcaagtgaatggtggccagacctatGAAGCTcaaacaaatcacataaaggcagcataaaagtaatccatacaactccagtggattgaatatgtcttctgaagcaatgcattCACACTGGgtgacaaacaaaaaatatttaaatacttatttactataaatctccactttcactttcaaaatgtgaaggtggagatttatagtaaaaaggacttctgtatttatctgcttctcacccccacctatcatatcacttctgaagatatggatttaaccactggagtcttatgggggaattttatgctgcttttagtgcttttttggagcttcaaaatgttggtacccattcacttgcattgtatggacctacaaagctgaaacattcttctaaaaatcttaatttgtgttctgcagaaagaaagaaaaaaaacatacacttttgggatggcatgagggtgagtaaatgagataatacattttttaggtgaactactcctttaattaATGCCCAATTCTCTCacgtttgttatttatttttcagataatCTTATCTTGATAGACATGCTATATGttccataaaatgaaatattttcagtTGTCACTGTAACGTTGTAGACTTTGATTAAATAACCTAAGTGCAGCTTCAATAGTGAAACACAAACGGTACAAGAACGCTATCTGAACTCACAAGAACCATGTTACACAAACAATatcagacaaataaataaatgtacagggGCCTTTATACACACAGACATGGGCTAATTGTATAACAAgacaacagccaatcacaaaaCAGAACAAATTAATGAGCTAGAAAGGCTCATCAAAACAATGAACCAAGAACCGTTGGCAAAACAAGACAGAACCAATGGAAACAGGACACAtgacaaaacaggaaacaggaagatCACATGGCAAACTCACAATAAAAGTCCACACCAAGgcaagacagaaaaaaaacatcagtAATACAAAATAAAGACATGACCTAAATCAAGAACACATGAAACAATAAAACAGAACTGCTAATTAAGTATGAACTGTACAACATGAACAAATTAAACATGACATTGcacttaattaattatatataatatacataataaataaatcatttctgCATATGAATTGCTGCCCAAATTGTAGCCTTATGCAACAATACGTCTTAATAATGTAggaataacataaatatattattaaagtattgaaaatgtaacaatatgttactttttttaaaaagaaaggaaataaaaagtaatccaAGTATGTGTTGTAGTGTtgttttcctctttcttttttcattgtAAAGGCCATAATGACCTGTGCTGTGGGGGGTTTTGGTGTCTAATTACTTTTGTTCTGTTGCCCCCTGCTGTCTGGGTTAGTTACATCCTCTTGTGTAATGTTCTCCATGTTGGCCTACAAAGTGAAAGAATTTATTTACCTAATGACTTAGTATTCTAAGCATTCTACATTCCTTTaggcatatttatttttatttttttctcagaaCTCTCATCTCAGACTACACATCTTTGTTTACTAAAATTACCTTTTGAATTGCAATTAAGTTAAATCattttttacatatacatttttaggcTATGTGATTCTCATTATTTCTAGTGGTATGCAGAATAAGATTAATTAATAGTCTTAGTTAGTGAAGTTAGGTACGCAATTAAGATGGATGTGTTGAAGTAGAGAAGGTCATCAAGCGATATGGAGACAAGCATGGATGAAGGGATATGATTGAGTTGGCATGTGGTAGGGTTGTTGGACTAGAGAAAGTTGTTGACCTCAGTGGGAAGAAAAGTGAAAGTAGTGAATGGTTAATTCCTGAGGGTGTTGTGGAAGAATTTGGTAGGGCTGGAAAAGTTGTATTAGTGGGCTCAAccttatttttgttaaattattgGGGTGAGAGGATGGAGTGGGTGGATGTGCTTTGAAAGGTTAGGAGAAGATGTAGGAGTGCTTCATCCTGGGGTTAAACATGCAGGCAGTAAAAAGGCAGTTCTTCTTGGAACTTGTAATTTGTCTTGAAAGTTTAGGGcgtttttcaaaagaaaacaagccaaaaatatAGGAGAAGCACACATGAGTAAACACACAATGAATTACCAAACCTGTGATGTACAAAATCATTTTACTTCCTGGTATAAAAATTGAACTTGCATTTGTATCTCAATACAATGAAACCGGTTCTGCTGCATTACTGGTGTGCTTCAGAAAGAATGTGTTTTCAGTAAGAGGTGTGACCTtggtaaataaaacataatttcctCTTGTGCTACCAGATCAGCTTTCATCATGAAGATGCTAGTGTGTTCTCTTATTGTGGTGCTCCTCTGCAGTGCCTCAGGTAAGATTTAGCCATtgattttggttttattttaagctatctgtctgtctgcctttctgAGATTGGTAGGTCGGTCCATTTGTCTATCTGCATtgcaaaatacaattttcttAATCTGTATTcttctcttgttttccagtaaaacataATAGctaaacataattaaaacaatataattgtAATAAAGAAGTACTTTGTTTTCAgataatatatcttgaattaagtttcgGCTACTTTTCTTACCAAACGATGTTTACGTATTTGTACTgggggaaaaaagacaaaaatactggtTAAGAAATATGTATCTGTTCTGTAATCTTCATCAGTGCACTCTCTGACATGCTACAACTGTGTGGAGGGGAACTGCAAGACACCAACTGAATGTCCAGTCTCAAGCAATTACTGCAAAACTGTTTCAACACGTAAGTGTTCAATATTCAAATCAAAAACTGTCAAAAACTCTTATCAATGATACTTATTATCCCTCAACTTGTGATTAAAGGGATAGCACACCCCAAAacaattctgtcaatatttaatcaccttcatgttgtttcaatcctgaatgactttcttcagtggaacacaaacagaCATGTTAGGCACAATATTTGACTTagttaccatttactttcatagcaactttccattcaatgaaagcaaatagtgactgagactaaaattcTTCCTAATATCTCCATTTGGGCTCTATGggggaaaaagtcatacaggtttaaaacagtAAGGATAAGGTAAGGACAATATGACAGCATTTTTacctttgggtgaactatccttttaaaatgaaaaattgtGAAAGTTTAGAGAGGATATTGATCTTTGTTTCTCTATTTATCTAAACAATAGCTGATGTTTTCACCCGGACATGTGAGGAGTTCTGTGTCCCTGGAGTGAATGTCTACTGCTGCAATACCGATCTATGTGACTGATCTTCTCTTAACATCACCAGACCTGCTGATCAACATCAGTAGAGACACTATTAGTCAGACAGCAATGCTTATTGTAATAGCATAGTAAGAAAAATGGGTTATTGTAGGTGTTTAATATATTCCAAAAATTGCAACTTTTCCAATGACCTTTTTCCACCCTGACTCAATCTTGTTTGCCTTTATGTATCAGTGCTTTAAGGAATGTCTAATAAGCAATGTCTCTGTCCTCTGTATCTGATTTGATTtatgaatgaaataaaaatacttaacataatgatgtgtgtctgtgtgggtttGGGTCAATGCAGTTTAAGAGAGATCTAGGTCATTTTACAGAGATGGTATGAAGCCATACATGTCTGGATTAACTGGAGCTTTTAATAGATGAGAAGGCTGGAAACTAAACATACACTCCAGGCATTAACATACATGTTACGCATGTACGCTTACGCATACATGTACTTTGTCTTAATGACAAATGCTTCCAGtccacaaacaatacagcaacaacacagagataataataaaaaaatacaataaaaataaacagtgaatagaatttaaagtatttatagtatacacaataggacaatatatatatatatatatatatatatatatatatatatatatatatatatatatatatatatatatatatatatatatatatataaacttatgtacaatatacaaatacaaatgtgtcATATACAaaagcaagggaatgtaatggcagaagtatagtatgttggataaatataaatagattaagctgtgtattgcacataattattgctcagtggagCAGTTTTAACTGGTCATGAGTtgtatagcctgagggaaaatacctgtgcctgacggttctggtgctcagtgctctgtagcgccagccagaAGACAAAAGTTCAAAAAGGTATTGGGCTGGgcgagtgggatccagagtgatttttacagtacTTTTCCtgactctggaagtgtacagttcttgaagggagggcagggggcaaccaataatcctctcagcagtccgaacagTTAtttgtgcagaggacagactcaatgactgctgagtagaacggTGTCAGCAGCGCATGTGTCAGGCAACTTCCTCAACTgatgaaggaagtac
This window harbors:
- the LOC127630191 gene encoding lymphocyte antigen 6D-like, with product MKMLVCSLIVVLLCSASVHSLTCYNCVEGNCKTPTECPVSSNYCKTVSTPDVFTRTCEEFCVPGVNVYCCNTDLCD